In the genome of Streptomyces fagopyri, the window GGCTGCCGCGACGCCGCCGGGCTCCCCCGGCTGCATCCGCCGTCCCTCGCCGCGGACATCGACACGTTCCGCGCCTTCCTGGACCGCGGCCTCACCCCGGACGCCCCGCCGACGGCACGGTCGGCCGCGCTCGGTTCGCTGGATCAGCGGCTCGCCGCGCGGACACATGTGCTGGGTGGCGAGTTGACGGCCGCGGACGTCGACCTGTGGGTGGCCCTCACGCGCCTCGGCGCGGAGGACGCGCTCTCCCCGTACGGCCGTCTGCGGGACTACGTCCGCCGACTGGGCGCCCATCCGGTCTTCCGTGAGGCGACGCAACTGGTCTGACGGCTCGTCAGACTCTCTCGCCGGACGCCGTCGTCCGCCTGCCCGGCAGAACGCGGACCCGGGACGGCCACTGCCCGCCGCCGCACGGACGGCGGGCGGTGATCCGCCGGCTCAGCCCTTGACGCGGGTGAAGACGAGGGTGCTGACGACAGTGGTCAGGCCGCGGAGCATGCCCATCTGGTTCCAGCCCATGTCGAACTGGTCGCGGTCCACGGTGAACTCCGCGACGAGGGTGACGTCTTCGGCACTCGCCGCGGTGACACGGGCGACGACGGGCTGCGGCCTGGTGACGCCGCGCACGGTCAACTGCCCGGTCACCGCGACGGTGTCGTCCTGGGCGACCACCGCGTCGTCCACCGCGAAGGTGATCGTGGGGTGCCGTTCCGCGTCGAAGAGGTCGGCCGAGCGCAGGTGCTTGTCCCGCTTGCCGTTCTTGGTGTCGAGGGACGCCACGTCCAGGGTGACGGTGCCGTGGGCGGTCCCGTCGGACCGCACCTCGCCCTCCCCGGCGACAGCGGCGAAGACGCCCTTCACCGTCACCAGTCCCCACATCGTCTTGTGCCGGATGACGACGCTGGTGCGGGCGGGGTCGAGCTGCCACAGGCCGGTTTCGACGGCGACGGTCATGAGAGTTCTCCAGACGGTTAACGATGAGAGGTGGCGCACGGGCCGTGGGACAACCAGGAGTCATCCAAATTTGGACGATCACAGGCTAGCCCGTTCTTCAAATTTGGACAACCGGTAGACTGTGACACCATGGCCGACTTCCTCGCCCCCGCTGACCTGCCCGAACACGAGCAGGCGGCCGACGACGGCCTGCTGCCGAGCGAACTGCGGTCCTGGATGCGGCTGTTGGCGGCGGCCGGGGCGATCGAGCAGCAGTTGCGCGCTCACGTCAAGGACGCCCTCGGTGTCTCGCACGACGAGTTCCTGGTGCTGTGCCTGCTGGCCGACCAGCCCGGCTCCAGCCTGCGCATGACACAGATCGCCGAACTGCTGGGCCGCCCCAAGACACGGCTGACCTATCAGGTGGCCTGTCTGCAGCACGCGGGCCTGATCACGCGGCGCTCGGCGTGCGGGGACAAACGGGGTATCGAGGTGGCGCTCACGGACAAGGCGCGCACGCTGCTGAGCGAGTCCTCGCGCCCGCTGGCCGACGCCGTCTCGCAGGCCATCGCCCGAACGGCCTGCGCGCAGCGGTACGAGCAGCTGCACGACTTGCTGCCGCCCCCAGAGGCCCCCCATGACGGTTCACGTGCGGCGGGCGGCCCGGCAGGACCGTGAGCGACGGCCCCGGGGACCGGCTGCAGGGCCGTGACACGGCGCACCCGCCCGCGCCACGGCCCGGAAGCGCGCGAAGCCTCCCCCGGACGGCCTCGCGGGTCAGAAGCCGGGAAAGACGCGTCGCAGGTCGTCCAGCGTGAGGGCGTCCCCCTTCAGGTTCACCTCGGCCGGGGTGTGGGCGGGGGCGTGGCGGCCGGAGACGAGACGCAGCCACCACTCGGCCGGGGCGCTCAGTACGGCGTCGGGCTCGGCGGGCTCGTCGACGAGCGCGACCGAGTCACCCAGGTCGAGCCCGAACGAACGCGTCGGAGAGACCGTCCGCACGGCGATACGGGCGTGGCGGCCGCCCAGGGCGTCCGCCTTGCCGAGGAACCCTATGAGGAGGCCGGCCTGGGTGAGGAGCGGCTCGGTCGCCACCGGCAGCAGCACCGCCGTCGGGTCGAAGGCGACCTCGACGTCCCAGGTGTGGTGGGTGAACTCGCTGAGCCGCAGGCCCGCCAGCGTCGCGACGTCCACGGGTGCCGGCATGAAGCCGAGGTCCACGCGGAGTTCCTCACGGGCCCGCGCGTCCAGCGCCTCGTAAGCGCGTACGAGCCGCTCGTCGGCGTGCACGAATCCCTCGGCGCGCTCGGCCGGGGACATCGCGTCCCAGCGCGCCCACACGGACTTGTTGAAATCGCCGTCCCGCGGTCCGGTGCCGTTCAGCGCGCCCTCCAGGGTCGCGCGGCCGATCTCCGCGCCGCTGCCCAGGTGGCTGAGGACCTGGGACACGTCCCACTCCGACGCGCCCGAGCGCCGGGTGAGGTCGGCGGTGGCGAGCCCGTGCACCACGGAGGTCAGGTAGTCGTGTCCGCCGCGCAGCGCGGCGATGGTCTGGTCGGCACGGTCTGTCATGTCTCGGCT includes:
- a CDS encoding MarR family winged helix-turn-helix transcriptional regulator: MADFLAPADLPEHEQAADDGLLPSELRSWMRLLAAAGAIEQQLRAHVKDALGVSHDEFLVLCLLADQPGSSLRMTQIAELLGRPKTRLTYQVACLQHAGLITRRSACGDKRGIEVALTDKARTLLSESSRPLADAVSQAIARTACAQRYEQLHDLLPPPEAPHDGSRAAGGPAGP
- a CDS encoding maleylpyruvate isomerase N-terminal domain-containing protein; its protein translation is MTDRADQTIAALRGGHDYLTSVVHGLATADLTRRSGASEWDVSQVLSHLGSGAEIGRATLEGALNGTGPRDGDFNKSVWARWDAMSPAERAEGFVHADERLVRAYEALDARAREELRVDLGFMPAPVDVATLAGLRLSEFTHHTWDVEVAFDPTAVLLPVATEPLLTQAGLLIGFLGKADALGGRHARIAVRTVSPTRSFGLDLGDSVALVDEPAEPDAVLSAPAEWWLRLVSGRHAPAHTPAEVNLKGDALTLDDLRRVFPGF
- a CDS encoding YceI family protein, yielding MTVAVETGLWQLDPARTSVVIRHKTMWGLVTVKGVFAAVAGEGEVRSDGTAHGTVTLDVASLDTKNGKRDKHLRSADLFDAERHPTITFAVDDAVVAQDDTVAVTGQLTVRGVTRPQPVVARVTAASAEDVTLVAEFTVDRDQFDMGWNQMGMLRGLTTVVSTLVFTRVKG